A section of the Macadamia integrifolia cultivar HAES 741 chromosome 9, SCU_Mint_v3, whole genome shotgun sequence genome encodes:
- the LOC122088186 gene encoding laccase-17-like, with amino-acid sequence MGFSLYTSFASISTLFFTLSLMCLLTELAAAKHTGITRHYNFDIKRQNVTRLCHTKSIVTVNGQFPGTRIIAREGDRVVIKVVNHVTHNVTLHWHGVRQLRSGWADGPAYVTQCPIQKGQSYVYNFTIIGQRGTLFWHAHISWLRATLYGPIVILPKKNVPYPFTKPYKEVPIIFGEWWNVDTEAVINQAMRTGLAPKISDAYTINGLPGPLYNCSSKDTFKLEVKPGKTYLLRLINAALNDELFFSIANHTLTVVEADAIYVKPFKTDTVLITPGQTTNVLLKTKHHYLPTATFLMAARPYATIATFDNSTTAGILEYEQPFNSSNNNKKRLGLFKPTLPVFNDTTYSENFAKKHRSLATAQFPAKVPQKVDKHFFFTVGLGLSPCSKNSTCQGPNNTRLAAAINNVSFVQPTTALLQAHFFRQSSGVFTTDFPTNPPFPFNYTGTPPNNIMVRRGTKLVSLPFNTTVELVMQDTSILGAESHPLHLHGFNFFVVGQGFGNFDPKRDPAKFNLVDPMERNTVGVPSGGWVAVRFLADNPGVWFMHCHLEVHTSWGLKMAWIVMDGKLPKQKLPPPPSDLPKC; translated from the exons ATGGGTTTTTCTCTTTACACATCATTTGCTTCCATTTCAACTCTGTTCTTCACACTCAGCCTTATGTGCCTTCTCACTGAGCTTGCTGCTGCAAAACACACTGGGATAACAAGGCACTACAACTTTGAT ATAAAGAGGCAGAATGTGACAAGACTCTGCCACACCAAGAGCATAGTAACAGTGAATGGACAATTTCCTGGGACTAGGATTATAGCCAGGGAAGGAGACCGTGTGGTTATAAAGGTGGTTAACCATGTCACCCACAATGTCACCTTACATTG GCATGGTGTGCGGCAGCTAAGGAGTGGATGGGCGGATGGGCCAGCCTATGTGACTCAATGCCCCATACAGAAAGGGCAGAGCTATGTCTACAACTTTACCATTATAGGCCAAAGAGGAACTCTGTTCTGGCATGCCCACATCTCATGGCTCAGGGCAACTCTCTATGGACCTATTGTCATCCTTCCAAAGAAGAATGTTCCCTACCCATTCACAAAACCCTACAAGGAAGTCCCCATTATCTTTG GAGAGTGGTGGAATGTGGATACTGAAGCAGTTATCAACCAAGCTATGAGAACAGGTCTAGCTCCTAAAATATCTGATGCCTACACCATCAATGGTCTCCCTGGACCCCTTTACAATTGCTCCTCCAAAG ATACATTCAAATTGGAGGTGAAACCTGGGAAGACATATCTCTTACGTTTGATCAATGCTGCATTGAATGATGAACTCTTCTTCAGCATTGCCAACCACACCCTAACTGTTGTTGAAGCAGATGCCATATATGTGAAGCCTTTCAAGACAGACACTGTCCTCATTACCCCAGGCCAGACTACTAATGTCCTTCTCAAGACCAAACACCATTACTTACCCACTGCAACCTTCCTCATGGCTGCTAGGCCTTACGCCACTATCGCTACCTTCGACAATTCCACTACTGCTGGGATTCTCGAGTATGAACAACCCTTCAATTCCTCAAACAACAATAAGAAGAGGCTTGGTCTCTTCAAACCAACCCTTCCAGTCTTTAATGATACTACCTATAGTGAAAACTTTGCCAAGAAACACCGCAGCTTGGCTACAGCTCAATTCCCAGCTAAAGTTCCCCAGAAAGTTGATAAGCACTTCTTCTTCACAGTAGGATTGGGACTCAGCCCATGCTCTAAGAACAGTACATGCCAAGGGCCTAACAACACAAGGTTGGCCGCTGCCATCAACAATGTCTCCTTTGTGCAACCAACCACAGCCCTCCTCCAAGCCCATTTCTTCAGGCAATCTAGTGGAGTCTTCACCACAGACTTCCCAACCAACCCACCTTTCCCCTTCAACTACACAGGGACACCACCTAACAACATCATGGTCAGGCGTGGGACTAAATTGGTATCTTTGCCATTCAACACAACTGTGGAGCTAGTTATGCAGGACACTAGCATCCTTGGTGCTGAGAGCCACCCTCTTCACCTCCATGGCTTCAATTTCTTTGTTGTGGGTCAAGGATTTGGCAACTTTGATCCCAAGAGGGACCCTGCAAAATTTAATCTTGTTGATCCCATGGAGAGGAACACTGTTGGTGTGCCATCTGGTGGTTGGGTAGCCGTTCGCTTTCTTGCAGACAACCCAG GTGTTTGGTTTATGCACTGCCACTTGGAAGTCCACACCAGCTGGGGTCTGAAGATGGCATGGATAGTCATGGATGGGAAGCTACCCAAACAAAAGTTGCCGCCACCACCGTCTGATCTCCCCAAGTGCTGA